One Solanum lycopersicum chromosome 4, SLM_r2.1 DNA window includes the following coding sequences:
- the LOC101256771 gene encoding protein IQ-DOMAIN 32 — MGKSTASSCLKIIACGSDSVDRDELEAHPESKSSSDKRGWSFRKKSTRHRVLSNSVVSETPSGNKDWPEAANANLQTQSNSTIPEKASVVQWADEKPQFSTVEKSQVSADEKPQILEDETPLVSVDKKPQVSADEKPRVSTDAKPQLLVEVSADEKPLISEEEKLEVSEDEKPNISIDEKPPISSEEKSLVSDLVDAKQSESVIIAGFNDAKADVIPDEHALVIQTAVRAFLARRAQLKQKHITKLQAAVRGHLVRRQAVGTLRCVQAIVKMQILVRARHTNRIAEGSSIKEKLKGKENSGTKSEFTYISISKLLSNSFAQQLLESTPRTKSINIKCDPSKSDSAWKWLERWMSVASPGNQPSPQSELSADQPENEPIEHPSNLIENEVQLDSESMDFRQGEEASLSAVPSESDDNLITYDADSLDFQANTPFSPPQPQNVDEKTSRDDTFCSIPTQHKEAKALPETEPNSFPANTEVEREDTHSLELSETESKKILHGSRKASNPAFIAAQTKFEELTLAAKSTKDSSLPNHKTEDESSEDTFSTITNHSFGARDAAPSENSVPHSTRAQVGGSECGTELSISSTLDSPDRSEVGGHVFEQELPSNGGTDHHKSNGYPHIEDDSTNDLSHSDYVQAGREDPTDDAKHVDVMVSSDLSPEEQKPENNSVNVQIEQEARTDRLDKSSPDASPRSHITVPESQGTPSSQVSVNPKKIRSEKSGSIPKRRSAPAGKKSPSKLNHAPGTTSSEQLSKDHKNEKRRNSFGSTKAGQADQEARDNSTSSSLPSYMQATESARAKAIPNSSPRSSPDVHNKDEYIKKRHSLPGSNGRQGSPRIQRSLSNAQQGAKGNGTQSPQERKWQR, encoded by the exons atgggaAAATCTACAGCTTCTTCTTGCTTAAAGATCATTGCTTGTGGCAGTGATTCTGTTGACCGTGATGAACTTGAAGCTCATCCTGAG AGTAAAAGCTCAAGTGATAAACGTGGATGGAGTTTCCGCAAGAAATCTACCAGGCATCGTGTATTAAGCAATTCAGTAGTTTCAGAAACACCATCTGGGAACAAGGACTGGCCAGAAGCTGCTAATGCCAATCTGCAAACACAATCTAACTCTACCATTCCAGAGAAGGCATCTGTCGTCCAATGGGCAGATGAGAAACCCCAGTTTTCAACGGTCGAGAAGTCCCAGGTCTCGGCAGACGAGAAGCCCCAGATCCTGGAGGATGAGACGCCCCTAGTCTCTGTGGATAAGAAGCCCCAGGTCTCAGCAGATGAGAAGCCCCGTGTCTCCACAGACGCGAAGCCCCAGCTCTTGGTGGAGGTCTCAGCGGATGAAAAGCCCTTGATATCCGAAGAAGAGAAGCTCGAGGTCTCCGAAGATGAGAAGCCCAACATCTCTATAGATGAGAAGCCTCCTATCTCATCAGAAGAGAAATCCCTGGTCTCAGACTTGGTGGATGCAAAACAATCAGAGTCAGTAATAATAGCTGGATTTAATGATGCTAAAGCTGATGTCATTCCGGATGAACACGCTCTTGTTATTCAGACTGCAGTCAGAGCATTTCTG GCACGAAGAGCTCAATTAAAGCAAAAGCATATAACTAAATTGCAAGCTGCTGTACGTGGACATTTAGTTCGCAGGCAAGCTGTAGGAACTCTGCGATGTGTCCAAGCTATTGTCAAAATGCAAATTCTTGTTCGAGCACGTCACACTAATCGCATTGCAGAAGGATCTAGTATCAAGGAGAAGCTAAAA GGAAAAGAGAACTCAGGAACAAAATCAGAGTTCACATACATTTCAATTTCAAAGCTACTGAGCAATAGCTTCGCTCAACAG CTCCTTGAATCAACTCCAAGGACCAAAAGTATAAATATTAAGTGTGACCCTTCCAAATCTGATTCTGCCTGGAAATGGTTAGAGAGATGGATGTCTGTTGCATCACCAGGAAATCAACCGTCACCACAATCGGAACTATCTGCCGATCAGCCGGAGAATGAACCTATCGAGCACCCCAGTAACCTTATTGAAAATGAAGTTCAGCTTGATTCCGAGTCAATGGACTTCAGACAGGGCGAGGAGGCATCCTTGTCTGCAGTGCCATCTGAAAGTGATGATAATTTGATCACTTATGATGCAGACAGCTTAGATTTTCAAGCCAACACACCCTTTTCACCTCCTCAGCCTCAGAATGTTGATGAAAAAACTTCAAGAGATGACACTTTCTGTTCTATTCCTACTCAACATAAGGAGGCCAAGGCTCTCCCTGAGACGGAGCCCAATTCTTTCCCTGCAAACACTGAAGTTGAGAGAGAGGATACACATTCCCTGGAACTTTCAGAGACTGAGAGCAAAAAGATTTTACATGGATCAAGGAAGGCAAGTAATCCTGCATTTATTGCTGCTCAGACAAAGTTTGAGGAACTCACTTTGGCAGCTAAATCAACCAAAGATTCTAGTTTGCCCAATCATAAAACAGAAGATGAATCTAGTGAAGATACGTTTTCAACTATCACTAATCATTCATTTGGGGCAAGGGATGCTGCTCCATCAGAAAATTCTGTTCCTCACAGTACAAGAGCTCAAGTTGGTGGTTCAGAATGTGGCACGGAGCTTTCTATTTCTTCTACCCTGGATTCACCAGATAGGTCTGAAGTCGGAGGTCATGTATTTGAGCAGGAACTTCCTTCCAATGGTGGCACTGACCATCATAAGAGCAATGGATACCCTCACATTGAAGATGATAGTACAAATGACTTATCACACTCCGACTATGTTCAGGCAGGGAGAGAGGATCCTACTGATGATGCTAAGCATGTAGATGTTATGGTCAGTTCAGATCTATCACCCGAAGAGCAGAAGCCAGAGAACAATTCAGTTAATGTTCAAATAGAGCAAGAAGCTAGGACGGATCGGCTAGACAAGTCATCACCAGACGCATCTCCAAGGAGCCATATAACTGTCCCTGAATCCCAAGGGACACCTTCTAGTCAAGTGTCCGTGAATCCTAAGAAGATAAGAAGTGAAAAAAGTGGATCGATTCCCAAGCGCCGCTCTGCACCTGCTGGCAAAAAGTCTCCTTCAAAGTTAAACCATGCTCCAGGTACAACTAGTTCGGAACAATTATCTAAGGATCATAAAAATGAGAAGCGACGAAACTCGTTTGGTTCAACAAAAGCTGGACAAGCTGATCAGGAGGCTAGAGATAACAGTACTAGCAGTTCTCTCCCAAGTTACATGCAAGCAACAGAATCTGCAAGAGCCAAAGCTATCCCAAATAGCTCCCCAAGATCTAGTCCAGATGTCCACAATAAAGATGAATACATCAAAAAGAGACATTCTCTCCCTGGTTCAAATGGTAGGCAAGGTTCACCTCGTATCCAGCGGTCTCTGTCTAATGCACAGCAGGGTGCAAAGGGAAATGGAACTCAATCTCCACAAG AGAGGAAATGGCAGAGATGA
- the LOC101257366 gene encoding uncharacterized protein, with translation MLKFLSKVKIEFNALDPRIASCMEFLAQCNAPKAKESNPSCQIQVKRRTDDHPPQISVTFVNGVEQTYDATSTPAQNIRTMILEKGQYLETEQMFREAGEKWPVIIPDEELKQPFLGIKPKKAEEKKQ, from the exons ATGTTGAAATTCTTGTCAAAAGTGAAAATCGAATTCAATGCCTTAGATCCACGAATAGCTTCATGTATGGAGTTTTTGGCTCAATGTAATGCTCCTAAAGCCAAAGAATCAAACCCAAGTTGCCAAATTCAGGTCAAGCGCCGCACTGATGACCATCCACCGCAAATCTCTGTCACTTTCGTCAATGGAGTCGAGCAGACCTATGATGCTACTTCTACACCCGCACAGAACATCCGTACTATGATTCTTGAAAAGGGTCAGTACCTTGAGACTGAACAGATGTTTCGTGAAGCTGGTGAGAAATGGCCTGTTATTATTCCTGATGAAGAGCTTAAACAACCATTTCTTGGAATAAAG CCAAAGAAAGCAGAAGAGAAGAAGCAATAG